A window of the Deltaproteobacteria bacterium genome harbors these coding sequences:
- a CDS encoding HAMP domain-containing histidine kinase, with product MKQQKSVGAPVLAAPHAPPLDVLRLEQFLDLQQTLLAVAGDADALPERLVHAVAVFLGVEGTAVGIVEDGRYRLLATHGLDPAYRARFDGLAAHDEAVGAALAESRPVVLPAAGDTDPGPTLLLPFGTLAPPGDPSGALAGALHVIPPAAGLPDEDVNLAQAIAVLAGVALANARQAGRLARIARLKGDALSTMAHDLRAPLNALIGYTSLLGEGAFGALTEEQREVAATLERQAIELVDLLGATLDVARLETGRLPLRIETFGLPDVLAALGAGTFARASQDGLIVWRAAPDLPPLRSDRVKVKEIVQNLVDNALKYHAGRGVEVDVGLAPDAGRVRITVRDRGPGIAAEVLPRLFEPFSPGDGRSTGFGLYIVRCLAEALGGRVAARSEPGEGTAVTVELPLAAPVR from the coding sequence GTCCTCCGGCTGGAGCAGTTCCTCGACCTGCAGCAGACCCTCCTCGCGGTTGCCGGCGACGCCGACGCGCTCCCCGAGCGCCTCGTGCACGCCGTCGCCGTCTTTCTCGGCGTCGAAGGGACGGCGGTCGGGATCGTCGAGGACGGCCGCTACCGCCTGCTGGCGACGCACGGCCTCGACCCCGCGTACCGGGCGCGCTTCGACGGACTCGCCGCCCACGACGAGGCCGTCGGCGCCGCGCTGGCCGAAAGCCGGCCGGTCGTGCTTCCCGCCGCCGGTGACACGGACCCCGGCCCCACCCTCCTGCTGCCGTTCGGCACGCTCGCGCCGCCCGGTGACCCGAGCGGCGCGCTCGCCGGCGCGCTGCACGTGATACCGCCGGCGGCTGGTCTCCCGGACGAGGACGTCAACCTGGCGCAGGCGATCGCCGTGCTGGCGGGTGTGGCGCTCGCGAACGCGCGGCAAGCCGGGCGCCTCGCGCGTATCGCGCGCCTGAAGGGCGACGCGCTGAGCACCATGGCGCACGACCTGCGCGCGCCGCTGAACGCGCTCATCGGCTACACGAGCCTGCTCGGCGAAGGGGCGTTCGGCGCGCTCACCGAGGAGCAACGCGAGGTGGCGGCGACGCTCGAGCGACAGGCAATCGAGCTCGTCGACCTGCTCGGCGCGACGCTCGACGTGGCACGGCTCGAGACCGGTCGGCTCCCGCTGCGCATCGAGACGTTCGGGCTGCCGGACGTCCTCGCGGCGCTCGGGGCGGGCACCTTCGCCCGCGCGAGCCAGGACGGGCTGATCGTGTGGCGCGCCGCGCCCGACCTCCCCCCGCTCCGCAGCGACCGGGTGAAGGTCAAGGAGATCGTGCAGAACCTGGTCGACAACGCGCTCAAGTACCACGCGGGGCGCGGCGTGGAGGTCGACGTCGGGCTCGCCCCGGATGCGGGACGAGTGCGGATCACGGTCCGCGACCGGGGCCCTGGCATCGCCGCCGAGGTGCTGCCGCGCCTCTTCGAGCCCTTCAGCCCGGGCGACGGCCGCAGCACCGGCTTCGGGCTCTACATCGTGCGCTGCCTCGCCGAAGCGCTCGGCGGGCGCGTCGCCGCCCGCAGCGAGCCCGGCGAGGGCACGGCGGTCACGGTCGAGCTGCCGCTCGCCGCCCCGGTTCGCTAG
- a CDS encoding SDR family oxidoreductase: protein MSQGKTYVVTGGAGFIGSNIAEALRRRGDRVRILDNFSTGRRENVETLGDVELIEGDLRDPQAVRRAVTGADGVFHQAALRSVPRSVDDPLSSNDVNVTGTLVLLMACRAANVRRVVYASSSSVYGDDPGLPKVETQAAHPISPYAVSKLAAEHYCQTFARLYGLETVSLRYFNVFGPRQNPESKYSAVIPRFLELALQGRALEVHGDGEQSRDFTYIDNVVQGNLRAMETPGVSGEVFNVACGTRHSLIAIAEAIGDFLGRPLVREHVPSRPGDVRHTLADITKAEQLLGYRPTVGFADGMRRTCEYFVARFGAASEPGRRAAARP from the coding sequence GTGAGCCAGGGAAAGACCTACGTGGTGACCGGCGGAGCCGGCTTCATCGGTTCGAACATCGCCGAGGCGCTCCGGCGCCGCGGCGACCGGGTCCGCATCCTCGACAACTTCTCGACCGGCCGGCGCGAGAACGTCGAGACGCTCGGCGACGTCGAGCTGATCGAGGGCGACCTGCGCGACCCGCAGGCGGTGCGGCGCGCGGTCACCGGGGCCGACGGCGTCTTTCATCAGGCCGCGCTGCGCTCGGTGCCGCGGTCGGTGGACGACCCGCTGAGCTCGAACGACGTCAACGTCACGGGCACGCTCGTCCTCCTGATGGCCTGCCGGGCCGCGAACGTGCGGCGCGTCGTCTATGCCTCGTCGTCGTCGGTATACGGCGACGACCCCGGGCTCCCCAAGGTCGAGACGCAGGCGGCGCATCCCATCTCGCCCTACGCGGTGTCCAAGCTCGCCGCCGAGCACTACTGCCAGACGTTCGCGCGTCTGTACGGCCTCGAGACCGTCAGCCTCCGATACTTCAACGTCTTCGGGCCGCGGCAGAATCCCGAGTCGAAGTACTCGGCGGTGATCCCGCGCTTCCTGGAGCTCGCTCTCCAGGGCCGCGCGCTCGAGGTGCACGGGGACGGCGAGCAGTCGCGCGACTTCACCTACATCGACAACGTCGTGCAGGGGAACCTGCGCGCGATGGAGACGCCCGGTGTGTCGGGCGAGGTGTTCAACGTCGCCTGCGGCACGCGCCACTCGCTCATCGCCATCGCCGAGGCGATCGGCGACTTCCTCGGGCGGCCCCTGGTGCGCGAGCACGTGCCCTCGCGTCCCGGCGACGTGCGCCATACGCTCGCCGACATCACGAAGGCCGAGCAGCTCCTCGGCTACCGGCCGACCGTCGGGTTCGCCGACGGCATGCGCCGGACGTGCGAGTACTTCGTGGCGCGCTTCGGCGCGGCTAGCGAACCGGGGCGGCGAGCGGCAGCTCGACCGTGA